One genomic window of Nocardioides daphniae includes the following:
- a CDS encoding pilus assembly protein TadG-related protein produces the protein MTRQPGEFWRSERGSVTPMIIGFAAFLLVLVAVVVDASAAYLQRQGLTTLADGAALQGADLGSVGAYTDGIPEGRLTQSAEQVHTAVGQHLAAVGAYDTYPGLAHDVAVDPGAGVVTVTLRAPLDLPLAVPGVASDPVIVATGRAAVTVQR, from the coding sequence GTGACCAGGCAGCCGGGGGAGTTCTGGCGGAGCGAGCGGGGGTCGGTGACGCCGATGATCATCGGTTTCGCCGCCTTCCTGCTCGTCCTGGTCGCGGTGGTGGTCGACGCCTCAGCCGCCTACCTGCAGCGCCAGGGTCTGACCACGTTGGCCGACGGAGCCGCGTTGCAGGGCGCCGACCTTGGGTCCGTGGGCGCCTACACCGACGGCATCCCCGAGGGGCGGCTGACGCAGAGCGCCGAGCAGGTCCACACCGCCGTCGGCCAGCACCTCGCCGCGGTGGGGGCGTACGACACGTACCCCGGCCTGGCCCACGACGTCGCCGTCGATCCCGGCGCGGGCGTCGTCACGGTGACCCTGCGCGCACCACTCGACCTGCCGCTCGCGGTGCCGGGCGTCGCAAGCGATCCTGTGATCGTCGCGACCGGGCGGGCCGCGGTCACGGTGCAGCGCTGA